Sequence from the Microbacterium faecale genome:
AGGGTTTCTTCAGAAGCCATGTGTCGAATCTACCGGATCAGGCTGTGCCGTCCGTACCGTGCTGATCCGCGATGCGGCGCTCCACGCGCGCCCCACCGATCATCGCGTAGGCCCACAGCCCACCGAACACGACCGTGATCAGCAGGATCGCCGGGACGAGGAAGGCGCCGAGCGCGATCACCCCTTGCAGCACCCAGCCGAGTACGCGTCCCCACGTCCAGCGGAGGGTGCCGCTTGCGGCGAGGAGCACGATGAGCA
This genomic interval carries:
- a CDS encoding DUF4233 domain-containing protein — protein: MAKTPRARRYRTLPEKVGSIVLGFESIVVFLAGLVVFGLKSLPSGIADWWGIVAGGIMLIVLLAASGTLRWTWGRVLGWVLQGVIALGAFLVPAILLITVVFGGLWAYAMIGGARVERRIADQHGTDGTA